From the genome of Chroicocephalus ridibundus chromosome 1, bChrRid1.1, whole genome shotgun sequence, one region includes:
- the BIRC2 gene encoding baculoviral IAP repeat-containing protein 2 gives MNIMENSPFLASIMKQSALCGELKYDLSCELYRMSTFSTFPVNVPVSERSLARAGFYYTGVQDKVKCFSCGLTLDNWQPGDNAMEKHKQLYPSCSFVQNMLSVNNLGLSSRSAFSPLVTNNLSPSLHSITLSPSLEQVGYFSGSFSSFPQDPVTTRAVEDLSFLRPKLHNPSMSTEDARLRTFHSWPLAFLSPTDLAKAGLYYLGTADKVACFTCGGQLSNWEPKDNAMSEHRRHFPTCPFVENLTRDQLSFNVSNVSMQTHEARVKTFINWPARIPVQPEQLADAGFYYVGRNDDVKCFCCDGGLRCWESGDDPWIEHAKWFPRCEYLLRVKGGEFVSQIQARFPHLLEQLLSTSDTPVDENIDPPIIHFEPGESHSEDAIMMNTPVVKAALEMGFSRRLIKQTVQSKILASGENYKTVNDLVCDLLNAEDEKREEEKERQFEEAASDDLSLIRKNRMALFQRLTCVLPILGSLLSAKVITELEHDVIKQKTQTPLQARELIDTVLVKGNEAASIFRNCLRDCDPVLYKDLFVEKNMKYVPTEDVSGLPMEEQLRRLQEERTCKVCMDKEVSIVFIPCGHLVVCKECAPSLRKCPICRGTIKGTVRTFLS, from the exons ATGAACATAATGGAAAATAGCCCTTTCTTGGCTAGCATCATGAAGCAGAGTGCTTTGTGTGGTGAACTGAAGTATGACTTATCCTGTGAACTCTACAGAATGTCGACGTTTTCTACTTTCCCCGTTAATGTGCCAGTGTCGGAACGGAGTCTTGCTCGGGCTGGGTTTTATTACACTGGTGTGCAAGATAAAGTTAAGTGTTTCAGTTGTGGCTTAACGTTGGACAACTGGCAACCAGGAGATAATGCTATGGAAAAACACAAACAGCTGTATCCTAGCTGCAGTTTTGTTCAAAACATGCTTTCTGTTAACAACCTTGGACTCTCCTCTCGTTCTGCCTTTTCGCCTCTGGTCACAAACAATCTCTCACCATCTCTACATTCCATAACACTTTCTCCAAGTTTAGAACAAGTTGGATATTTCAGTGgctctttttccagttttcctcaaGACCCAGTAACTACTAGGGCAGTTGAAGACCTTTCATTCTTGAGACCTAAACTTCACAATCCTTCTATGAGTACAGAAGATGCTAGACTACGCACTTTTCACTCATGGCCACTGGCGTTTCTCTCGCCCACTGATCTGGCAAAGGCTGGACTTTATTACTTGGGGACAGCAGACAAAGTTGCTTGTTTCACCTGTGGTGGCCAGCTGAGTAACTGGGAACCAAAAGATAATGCTATGTCAGAGCATCGGAGACACTTTCCTACTTGCCCTTTTGTGGAGAACCTTACCCGAGACCAGCTAAGTTTCAATGTTTCAAATGTGAGCATGCAAACCCATGAAGCACGTGTTAAAACATTCATAAATTGGCCGGCTAGAATTCCAGTTCAGCCTGAACAGCTTGCGGATGCTGGCTTTTACTACGTAG GCCGCAATGATGATGTCAAGTGTTTTTGCTGTGATGGTGGATTAAGGTGCTGGGAATCTGGAGATGATCCATGGATTGAACATGCAAAGTGGTTTCCAAG GTGTGAGTATCTGCTTCGTGTAAAAGGAGGAGAGTTTGTAAGTCAAATTCAGGCCAGGTTCCCCCATCTTCTTGAACAG CTCTTGTCAACCTCTGATACGCCTGTAGATGAAAACATTGATCCCCCAA TTATTCATTTTGAACCTGGAGAGAGTCATTCAGAAGATGCAATCATGATGAACACGCCTGTTGTTAAAGCTGCCTTGGAGATGGGATTCAGTAGAAGGCTAATAAAGCAAACAGTGCAAAGTAAAATCTTGGCCTCTGGAGAAAACTACAAGACTGTTAATGATCTCGTGTGTGATCTGCTCAATGCTGAAGAtgagaagagggaagaagagaaagagagacaatTCGAAGAAGCTGCATCAG ATGATTTGTCCTTAATCCGGAAGAACAGAATGGCTTTATTCCAACGTCTAACATGTGTACTTCCAATCCTTGGGAGTTTATTATCAGCTAAAGTGATAACGGAACTTGAGCATGATGTTATTAAGCAAAAGACTCAGACACCACTGCAAGCAAGGGAACTGATAGATACAGTTTTAGTGAAAGGAAATGAAGCAGCCAGCATATTCAGAAACTGTCTACGAGATTGTGACCCTGTGCTGTACAAAGATTTATTTG tgGAGAAGAACATGAAGTATGTTCCCACAGAAGATGTTTCAG GTTTACCTATGGAAGAACAATTAAGAAGGCTACAAGAGGAAAGAACATGTAAAGTTTGCATGGACAAAGAAGTCTCTATTGTTTTTATTCCATGTGGCCACTTAGTGGTATGCAAAGAATGTGCACCGTCCCTTAGAAAATGCCCTATTTGCAGGGGGACAATAAAGGGTACAGTTCGCACATTTCTTTCATAA